A genomic stretch from Tribolium castaneum strain GA2 chromosome 6, icTriCast1.1, whole genome shotgun sequence includes:
- the LOC661897 gene encoding mitochondrial import inner membrane translocase subunit TIM50-C, with the protein MYRSTFRTLNVFSNLFRHKTSLILTRNGPRVLFKSPLVIIQHRNYAEDAKKQPVKSPLGSLIAKETNEKANSEEEEARKQREASWRTMKLTLIFFGVSFTCLGSYLIFVLGAPERDREGRVIEDDLSHLPLWRQYLMRTYRELDNYRRLIKEPSRDKLLPDPLQYPYLQPKYTLVLELTDVLVHPDWTYNTGWRFKKRPGLDYFLESLHGHFEIVVYTAEQGMTVFPLIEAMDPKNLISYKLVRDATHFVGGHHVKSLDKLNRDLSKVIVVDWNPNSVQFHPENLLKVRRWEGADEDLSLVDLSIFLKTIVDNNIEDVREVLLYYSKYDDPIEAFREKQKKLMELLEAQGAKKKEQEAKPRPWVPTIFSRKQF; encoded by the coding sequence ATGTACAGATCTACTTTTAGAACTTTGAACGtgtttagtaatttatttcgaCACAAAACCTCCCTAATTCTCACACGGAACGGCCCCCGAGTGCTGTTCAAGTCACCACTAGTCATAATTCAACATCGGAATTACGCCGAAGATGCAAAAAAGCAGCCGGTCAAGTCGCCCCTCGGTAGTCTCATAGCCAAAGAAACGAACGAGAAAGCAAATTCGGAGGAAGAAGAAGCAAGAAAACAGCGAGAGGCGTCATGGCGAACAATGAAACTCACACTAATCTTCTTCGGAGTGTCTTTCACGTGTTTGGGTTCGTACTTGATTTTTGTCTTGGGGGCTCCGGAAAGAGACAGAGAGGGGCGCGTGATCGAAGACGACTTGTCGCACTTGCCGCTGTGGCGCCAGTATTTAATGAGAACGTACCGGGAGTTGGATAATTACAGGAGGTTGATTAAGGAGCCCTCCAGGGACAAGTTATTGCCAGACCCCCTTCAGTACCCCTATTTACAACCTAAATATACTCTTGTCTTGGAACTGACCGATGTTCTGGTGCACCCCGATTGGACTTACAACACTGGTTGGAGGTTCAAGAAGAGGCCAGGTTTAGATTACTTTCTTGAGTCTCTTCATGGACATTTCGAAATTGTTGTCTACACGGCGGAGCAAGGAATGACGGTTTTTCCCCTGATTGAGGCCATGGACCCCAAAAACCTCATCTCGTACAAGCTGGTGAGAGACGCGACGCACTTCGTAGGCGGGCACCATGTCAAAAGTCTGGACAAATTGAACCGGGATTTGAGTAAAGTTATTGTAGTGGATTGGAATCCGAATAGTGTGCAGTTCCATCCGGAGAATCTTTTGAAAGTCAGGAGATGGGAAGGGGCTGATGAGGACTTGTCTTTGGTTGATTTATCGATCTTTTTGAAGACGATAGTTGATAATAATATTGAAGATGTtagagaggttttactgtattataGCAAATATGACGATCCGATTGAAGCATTTCGAGAGAAACAGAAAAAGTTGATGGAGCTTTTGGAGGCACAAGGGGCGAAGAAAAAAGAACAGGAAGCTAAACCGAGACCGTGGGTGCCGACGATTTTCTCAAGGAAGCAGTTCTAG
- the LOC103313790 gene encoding uncharacterized protein LOC103313790, whose protein sequence is MFVRVVSWKITLTFFVTFCFHCFAEDVLFRKNLETLYFEQGSPLVTKQFVQSLAFANTYTLFPRYTVLETEFNKTEENVYVKIDDIRTTTFHLYESRFPDFPNYKIFVSNTSVVMIGKCRKENSCNILEDCIEGVIEDEEHNEKQSPLPDNIVYISWKKTSSTIFLLVQFKQKITRCADFNNRIDIKRVVVQGDRKRNFAYAKFQVTTTGEDIQRQSENFSLKRGESVYLRALQSYYCEMKLLLTCDNEIVCSKIVPPDQGPRLSFSNDFFTTGWKVIELSSKKQTTYSNCKLEIFGCYNKTKLVNTDRPWTATYHATISTSVNKKKETKNNSNPSNTEAENCSCVGLVSLYLGVSLFIIAVIY, encoded by the exons AT GTTCGTACGAGTAGTTTCTtggaaaataactttaacttttttcgttactttttgttttcactGTTTCGCTGAAG atgttttatttcgtaaaaatctCGAAACATTATATTTCGAGCAGGGATCCCCATTAGTTACGAAGCAATTTGTTCAATCTTTAGCTTTTGCCAACACTTATACATTGTTTCCTCGCTACACAGTTTTGGAAACTGAGTTTAACAAAACCGAGGAAAATGTATACGTTAAAATCGATGACATTCGAACGACAACATTTCATCTCTACGAATCACGATTTCCAGATTTTCCGAATTACAAGATTTTCGTTTCAAATACGAGCGTGGTGATGATTGGAAAATGTAGGAAGGAGAACTCTTGTAATATATTAGAAGATTGCATTGAAGGA GTAATTGAAGATGAAGAACATAATGAAAAGCAATCACCACTGCCAGACAATATTGTGTACATCTCTTGGAAAAAAACATCATCGACAATATTTCTTCTAgttcagtttaaacaaaaaataacaagatGTGCCGATTTTAATAATCGTATTGACATCAAGAGAGTAGTTGTGCAAGGTGATAGGAAAAGAAATTTTGCTTATGCAAAAT TTCAGGTGACGACAACAGGTGAGGACATTCAACGACAAtcagaaaattttagtttGAAAAGAGGTGAATCCGTATATTTGCGAGCCTTGCAATCATACTATTGCGAAATGAAATTACTGTTAACTTGTGACAATGAAATTGTTTGCAGTAAAATAGTGCCACCTGATCAAGGGCCTCGTCtg TCATTTTCAAATGATTTCTTTACCACTGGATGGAAAGTAATTGAACTATCATCAAAGAAACAAACAACATATAGCAACTGTAAgttagaaatttttggatGTTACAATAAGACAAAACTTGTGAACACTGACAGACCTTGGACAGCAACATATC atgCCACCATTTCGACTTcggttaacaaaaaaaaagaaacaaagaaCAATAGCAATCCATCAAATACAGAAGCGGAAAACTGTTCATGTGTTGGCTTAGTTTCATTGTATTTAGGCGTaagtttgtttattattgCTGTAATCTATTAA
- the LOC103313789 gene encoding uncharacterized protein LOC103313789, giving the protein MKNLDFSFLFSFFCTCEGGSFNGNFLTKYFDEGSPLITEQVGHSFENKCFLYPRYTALESEFNDTEENVYVKSENISETTFLLYELQFPAFPNYKINIFNSTMTIKKCDKDDSCKLLRECTDAFIESDANHPPLSDDIVYLSWKKKLSGLFLLVQYKEKIKRCSDFNKPLNIHRVVLQSNKKLQFAYTKHSVMTATGENQEILPVNVSLGPDESVYVRISQCSICSMTLRLKCGLDDIDNKIARSDNGPRLLFANSFFIYGWQEIEMSPKKRNQRNNCKLQMFGSYNNTELLPSEVTKFWRATYRLAKGTSPPPPPTTTTTLTTTTAESTQTRKSSTVTLVTDAFLLPSDTTTSRNTCITKESSCWISITLACIFGFVALILSIATGVLLKK; this is encoded by the exons ATGAAAAATCTGGATTTTTCCTTCCtgttcagttttttttgtacatgtGAAG GTGGATCATTTAATGGAAATTTCCTAACCAAATATTTCGATGAAGGATCACCACTAATCACGGAACAAGTTGGGCACTCTTTTGAAAACAAGTGTTTTTTATATCCACGTTACACAGCCTTGGAATCTGAATTCAACGACACTGAAGAAAATGTTTATGTTAAATCAGAAAACATCTCCGAGACAACTTTTCTCCTTTACGAATTACAATTTCCAGCCTTTCCGAATTACAAGATCAACATTTTTAACTCCACgatgacgattaaaaaatgtgacaAAGATGACTCTTGTAAACTGTTACGAGAGTGCACTGACGCA TTTATTGAAAGCGACGCCAACCACCCACCATTATCTGACGATATTGTGTATCTttcttggaaaaaaaaactttcggGGTTATTTCTTCTGGTTcaatataaagaaaaaataaaaagatgtAGTGACTTCAATAAGCCTTTGAACATCCACAGAGTAGTTTTGCAAAGCAATAAGAAACTACAATTTGCTTATACAAAAC ATAGCGTGATGACGGCAACTGGCGAAAACCAAGAAATACTTCCAGTAAATGTTAGCTTGGGACCAGATGAATCAGTATATGTACGAATTTCGCAATGTTCTATTTGTTCAATGACATTGCGGTTAAAATGTGGTCTTGATGATATCGACAATAAAATAGCACGATCTGATAATGGACCTCGTTTG TTGTTTGCAAATAGCTTTTTTATCTACGGATGGCAGGAAATTGAAATGTCACCGAAGAAACGAAATCAAAGAAACAACTGTAAGTTACAAATGTTTGGAAGTTATAATAACACCGAGTTGTTACCATCTGAAGTTACTAAATTCTGGAGAGCAACATATC GTTTAGCCAAAGGAACTTcgccaccaccaccaccaacaacaacaacaacactaacaacaacaacag ctgaATCAACTCAAACCAGAAAAAGTTCAACAGTCACATTAGTGACAGACGCTTTTCTGTTGCCGTCAGACACGACCACATCAAGAAATACATGTATTACAAAAGAAAGCTCATGTTGGATCAGCATTACGTTAGCATGCATTTTTGGCTTCGtggctttaattttatctattgcTACTGGCGTTCtcctcaaaaaataa